In Microplitis demolitor isolate Queensland-Clemson2020A chromosome 9, iyMicDemo2.1a, whole genome shotgun sequence, one genomic interval encodes:
- the LOC106693361 gene encoding uncharacterized protein LOC106693361, translating to MAEILDIQKPIIFDESISHYEIHSHQPYASSKFKNSDEIRIIIQDQDLCILPSKSSLHICGRFVKEDGTGAGATMNLVDMAICHMLEEIRYELNAVEIDRCKNVGLTSIMKNYISLSPGQLNLVKNAGWLISNDSKLTNDNGYFNISIPLSYILGFAEDYNRIIMNAKHELILIR from the coding sequence atGGCGGAAATCTTAGACATTCAGAAACCAATCATCTTTGATGAATCAATTTCTCACTATGAGATTCATTCACATCAACCTTATGcatcatcaaaatttaaaaatagtgatGAAATTAGAATCATTATTCAAGATCAAGACTTATGCATCCTACCAAGCAAAAGTTCTCTGCACATTTGTGGAAGATTTGTAAAAGAAGATGGTACCGGCGCAGGTGCAACTATGAACTTAGTCGATATGGCTATTTGTCATATGTTAGAAGAAATACGTTATGAATTAAATGCTGTTGAAATTGATAGATGTAAAAATGTGGGTCTTACaagtatcatgaaaaattatatatctttgAGTCCTGGGCAACTCAATTTAGTGAAGAATGCTGGATGGTTGATCAGTAATGACAGTAAATTAACTAATGACAATGGATATTTCAACATTTCTATACCACTGAGTTACATACTTGGATTTGCTGAAGATTATAATCGTATTATCATGAATGCTAAACATGAATTGATTCTTATAAGATGA